In Sphingomonas oryzagri, the genomic stretch CCCCGAAGTCTATCTTGAGCAGCATCGGCACGATCATCAGCCAGATCAGCACCGCGACCACCAGATTGACACGGGCCATCTCGGCCGATGCGATCGCGGCAAAGGCTCGAGGCGCAGCATGGCCGAGCGCGATGCCGACGACGATGCAGAGCGCGACCCACAAGGTCAGCCAGCGCTCGAAGAGGCTCATCGGCGGTTTCGCCGGCGCCGCGTCCGCGATCGACGCCATGTCAACGCAGCCGTTCGCCGGCGGCGTTGACGACCTGTTCGCCGTCTTCCTTGGCGAAGGCGCCACGCTGGACGTTCGGCAGGATTTCGAGGACCACCTCCGAAGGCCGACAGAGCTTCACCCCGAGCGGCGTCACGACCAGCGGCCGGTTGATGAGGATCGGATGTGCCATCATTGCGTCGATCAGCGCCTCGTCGGAGAGCGTCTCATCGTCGAGGCCGAGATCGGCATAGGGCGTGCCCTTCTCGCGGAGCAACGCGCGCGGCGTCATGCCGGCGGCACCGATCATCTCGACGAGCAGAGCACGCGACGGCGGGGTCTTCAGATATTCGACGACATGCGGTTCGACGCCGGAATTGCGGATCAGCGCCAGCGTGTTGCGCGACGTTCCGCACTCGGGATTGTGATAGATGACGATGGTGGTCACGGACGGTCCATCCTTCAGCAGCAGGTAAGATCCGCGAGCAGCGGCTCGCAGAGTTCGGGGCGTCCCTGGCAGCAATCCTTGGCGAGAAACGTCATCAGGGCGCGAAGCATGTCGATGTTGGCGCGCTGGATCTGCTGGCGTCCGCGCCGCTCGGCAATCACCAGTTCGGCCTTGGCAAGCACGGCGAGGTGGGTCGAGAAGGTGCTTTGGGTAAGACCGCTCGCCTCGACCAGCGCGCCGGTCGGCAAGCCATCGGGTTCGTGCCGAACGAGCAGACGGAAGGCGTTCAGCCGGGTCGGGTGGGCGAGTGCGGCAAGTCCCGCAATTGCTGATTCCTGCTGCATAGATCGGCTTTATCCGATCATAACTCGACGCACAATACGCATCGGTTATTTCCGATGCAAACGAGGTAGTAACGGCCGATCGGATGCAGGCCGCGGTTCGGCAAGGTCAGCACATGATCCGGATCGACTGCCTTGACGCGATGTCGATAAATAGGAGCCAAGCCCCACGATTGCGGTATCACGGCAGCATGATCATTTCGTCGACCCTCGATTTTCGCGAAGCGGCCCGCAGGCGCTTGCCGCCATTCCTGTTCCATTATGCGGACGGCGGCGCCTACGCGGAGACGACGCTGAAGCGAAACGTCTCCGACCTTGCCGAGTTGGCGCTCCGTCAGCGGGTGCTCAAGAACGTCGCCGATATCGATCTCTCTGCCGAGCTGTTCGGGCAATGCCAGCCGTTGCCGATCATACTCGGCCCGGTCGGCATATCGGGCATGTATGCGCGACGCGGTGAGACGCAGGCAGCGCGTGCGGCGCATCGTGCCGGCATGCCGTTCACCCTTTCGACCGTGTCGATCTGTTCACTTGGCGAGGTGACCGCCGCCTCGGCGGGGCCGACGTGGTTCCAGCTCTATGTGATCCGCGATCGCGCCTTCATGCGCGATCTCCTGGCGACCGCGAAGGCAAACGGCGCCAGGGCGCTCGTCTTCACCGTCGACATGCCCGTTCCAGGCGCCCGCTATCGCGACGCCCATTCTGGCATGTCCGGCCCCCACGCACCGCTGCGGCGCGTGATGCAGGCCGTGACCCATCCGCGCTGGGCTTGGGATGTCGGCTTGTTCGGACGGCCGCACCGGCTCGGCAATCTCGAACCGGTCCTGGGCAAGGCGAGCGGCCTGAACGACTATATGGGCTGGCTGGGTAGCAACTTCGATCCCTCGATCGCATGGTCGGATCTCGACTGGATCCGGTCGGAATGGGACGGGCCGCTGATCATCAAGGGCATTCTCGATCCCGAGGATGCGCGCGAGGCCGCCGCGATCGGTGCGGACGGGATCGTCGTTTCCAACCATGGCGGACGCCAGCTGGACGGCGTGTTGTCGACCGCCCGTGCCCTGCCCGCCATCGCCGACGCGGTTGGCGATCGGCTGACGGTATTGGCGGATTCCGGCGTCCGATCCGGCCTCGACGTGGTCCGTATGCTGGCGCTGGGCGCGCGTGGCGTGCTGCTCGGCCGCGCCTGGGTTTATGCGCTCGCGGCGGGCGGCGAGGCTGGGGTGACGCAGTTGCTCACGCTGATGGAAAAGGAAATGCGGGTCGCAATGGCCCTGACCGGCGTTCGCAACCTGGGCGAGATCGATTCCTCCATTCTGGCCGAGGTGCGTGATCGGGCGCTCTGATTTTCCGGCAGAGGGATAGCGGTCACCCGATCCTGTCTCTCGATCCGAAAAACGCGACCGGAAAGCGAACCTCCCCTCTCCCGATGTCTCCGATCAGGATCGTTGCGACTGCAACGGCGCCTCCAGCCCCAGCCATCGATCGAGAGTCCAGTTGCCGCCACCCATGGCGATCAGCGGGAGGAGCAACCCTGCCCAGCTCAGATGAGTCGGCCAGGCGTCAGGATAGACGAAGATCTCGATCACCGCGGTCATGCCAAGCATCACCAGCGCGGCAGGCCGCACGAACAGGCCCAATGCCAGCAATATCGGCGCGATATTCTCGACATAGGCGGACAGGTGCGCCGCGACGACAGGGTCGATGACAGGCAGCGCATATTCGGTGCGGAACAGTTCGTAGGTCGCATCGGTGATATGCAGGATGCCGTCGACCTTCGTGCGCCCCGACAGGAAGAAGACGGCCCCGATACCCAGGCGGGCGACCAGCAGCAGCAGGGATGGAGGCGAAAGCCACGCCGCGAAACGCCCGGCACGGCGATAGAGTTCGATCGGCATCGACATGGCGTTCCTTTCGACGAGGCAGAATGGTCCGCTCCGCCGCGGAGCGATCGGCGGCGGAGCGCCCACGTGGATCACGCCTTGGGGGTCAGCGAGCCGAAGCCCTTGGGCGTCTTGGTCGTGGTGCAGGTGCCGGCCTTGACCAGCTTCCAGGCATTACCCTGATAGTTGACCTTGGCCGTACCCGCGCAGGTCGTGCCGGCGCCCGCCTTGCAGTCGTTGTGGCCGGCGAGCGCGACGCCGTAGCATTTTTCCATCGGCGCCTTGCCGGCATCGGCGGCATGGGCGGCCCCGGCAGCGAGCGTGACGGCGAAGGTTGCGGCAAGCGCCGCGTGGCTGCGGATCATGATCTGTCTCCAATGATGAAAGGCCCCTCACGAGGGCGGCACCGTCACGAACGGCGCCGCCCTATGGCCGGTTGGGAGGGAGCGGCCGGCCATGTCGGGGCTTACGTGCCCTCGCGGCCCGCCGTTACGGAATGTGCCGGGAAAAATTCTCGCCGGGAAATTTGCGTGCCACGTAACCCCGCGCCATCCTGCCGCGTAGGCCCGTGCGGGAGGCCCAATGCAGGCAAGTGAGGCACAGCTGAAGGCATGGATGACGTCAGGGCTCGACGGCGATGCCGGCGCGCACGAAGCGCTGCTGCGCGCGCTCGTGCCGTTACTCAGCGCTTTCTATCGTCGCCGGCTGCGTGATGCGGAAGGCGATGTCGAGGATCTCGTGCAGGAAACATTGATCTCGGTGCATACCAAGCGCGCCACCTACGATCGCGACCGGCCCTTCACGGCGTGGCTCTATGCGATCGCCCGCTATCGGATGATCGACCATTTCCGCCGGCGCCGCGTCGTGGTGCCGATCGAGGACGTCGAGGCGATCCTGGTGGCGGAGGGCTTCGAGGATGCGACGGCCGCCCGCATGGATGTGGATGCCTTGCTCTCCACGCTGTCGCCCAAGCAGGCCCGCGCGATCCGCGACACCCACGTCGAGGGCCTCAGCGTCGCCGAGGCGGCTTCCGGCGCCGGCATCGGAGAATCGGATGTGAAGGTTTCGGTCCATCGCGGGCTCAAGGCGCTCGCCGCGCGTATTCGCGGAGACCGGGCATGAAAACCGACGATCTCATCCGCTCGCTCAGCCGCGATGTTCCCCGCATCACGCGCGGCGCGCTGGGCCGCCGGATCGCGCTGGGTATCTTCGGCGGCGGCATCGTGACGATGCTGCTGGTCGCGGGGCTGCTCGGCATCCGGCCCGATCTCCATGCGGCGATGCACGGCTTCTCCTTCTGGATGAAGTGGGCCTACACCGTCTCGGTCGGGATCGGTGCCGTGGTCGCTGTCATGCGCCTTGCACGACCGACGGGATCGAGCCTGCGGAGCCTGTGGTGGTTGGTCGTCCCCGTGCTGCTGCTCGGCGGCATCGGCATCGGCGAACTGGCGGACACGCCATCGAGCAAGTGGCTGGCGATGTGGCTCGGCGCGAGCTGGAAGGTGTGCCCGTGGCTGGTGCTGACCCTGGCGATGCCGATCTTCATCGGCCTGCTCTGGTCCTTCCGGCGGCTCGCGCCTTCCCGATTGCGCGAGGCGGGCGCGGCGGCGGGTCTCGCGGCGGGCGCGTGGGCGGCGACGATCTATTGCCTCCATTGTCCGGAGGTGTCGGCGATCTTCGTGCTCACCTGGTACAGTCTCGGCATCCTGCTGGCCGCCGGCGCCGGTGCGCTGCTCGGCCCGCGCCTGCTGCGCTGGTAGGTGCTGTAACCGCCCCTAAGGGGTCTGCGTAGGGAAGGAGCCATCCGGCAAAACCTTCTCAGGAGACCGACATGACCCCTTCGAAATCCGCCGTCAGCTTCGCCGCCGCCGCCGCGATCATCGCCCTCTCCGGCGCGGTCGTCACCGCTCCCGCCTTTGCCAAGGATGCGAAGCAGGTCCATTGCTACGGCGTCAACGCCTGCAAGGGCCAGTCCGACTGCAAGTCGGGCAATCATGACTGCAAGGGCATGAACGACTGCAAGGGCCAGGGCTTCAAGGCCGAGACCGCCCAGCAGTGCACGGCGGACGGCGGCAGCCTGACCGCGCCGAAATGATCGACCTGCCCGGCCGCGTACGACGCGGCCGGGTTCCTCTTCACGAAGAGAGCGCGATGTACGATTTCAAGCAATGGGCGGTGTCGCCGCTTCCCCTTCCCGGCTGCTGGGCAGCGTTGCCGTTGCGGCTGATCGTAGGCTTCGGCTTCATGCAGCACGGTTACGCCAAACTGGCGCGCGGGCCTGAGCATTTCGCGTCGGTTCTGCAGGCGATGGGGATGCCTTTCCCGCATCTGCTGAGCGATGCGACCATCGGCGTGGAACTCATCGGCGGACTGTTCACGCTTGCCGGCGCGCTGATGCCGATCACGGCGATCCCGATGATCGTGGTGCTGCTGGTGGCGATCGTCACCGTGCACCTGCCCAACGGCTTCAGTTCGATCAAGCTGCTGTCCTACGACGCTGCCGGCGCCCATTTCGGACAACCCGGCTACGAGACAGACCTGCTCTACATCGCCGGCATCGTCGCGCTGTGCATCATGGGCACCGGCCCCCTCTCGGTCGACCGCTATCTGAGGCGCGCGGCGTAAACGGGGTTAGAGCGCCGCACCGCGCAGCCTTTCACGCGCGAGGTCGGCGAAGACGCGGATGTTGGGCGTATTGCGACGGCCGCTCTGGAAGAGCAAAGATACCGGCAATGCCAGGCTGCCGGCGTCCATGCCGATCTGACGAAGCCGGCCAGCGCTCAGGTGCCCGGCGACCTGATAGGACAGGGTGCGGACGATCCCAAGCCCCGCAACCGCCGCATCGATCCCGGCCTCGACGCTGTTGACCGACAGACGGGCCGGCCCCCGCAAGCCTTTGCCGTGATCGCCTTCCCAGGCCCCTTGCGCCCCTGCCTCGTTCTCCACCGCGATCAGTTGATGGCGGCGCAGATCGGCCGCCTGCATCGGCTCTCCCTTCGCGTGCAGATAGGCCGGGCTGGCGCTCAATACCCGTCGCACCTCGCCGATCTTCATCATGTGCAGGGCGCTGTCCGGTAGATCGGCGATCCGCACCGCGACGTCGATCCCTTCCTCGACGAGGCGGACGACGCGATCGAGCAGGAGCAGGCGGACGTTGAGACCCGGATGGCGCTCGATCAGCTCGACGATGATCGGCAGGATGTGCAGCCGCCCGAACATCACCGGCGCCGTGACGGTCAGCGTGCCGCGCGGCGTGACGCTGCCGCCGCGCGCCGTCTCGAACGCGCCGTCGATCTCGGCGATACCCGCGCGGCACCGATCGAGGAACTGCCCACCCTCCTCCGTCAGACGGACACTGCGAGTCGTGCGTACCAGCAGCGCCAGCCCCAACGAGGCCTCCAGCGATGCGATCGTACGCGTGACCGTGGTCGGCGACAGGTGCAGGCGGCGCGCGGCCTCGGCAAAGCTCCGATGTTCGGCGACGGCGATGAATGTTCGCAACGCCCGCAACTCTTCCATGCGTCCTCCTTGCCCGCGATTATCATCTCAAATCGCAATAATGAAGTGTATCATCGACGGATTATCATCGACTGTAAGGATTGCGACATTGTGGGGGTCAGACACGCAACCCTGAGGTCCGATCATGAAGAGATTCCTTGCATCCGGCGCCCTCGCCGCGCTCCTGCTGTCCACCACCGCTTCGGCTCATGCCGCGCGGGTTCCGGTCGAGGCGCCCCACACGCTGCCCGCCAGTTCGGTGATCCATTACCGCACCGCGAAGATTGAGGGTCTCGACATCTTCTATCGCGAGGCTGGACCGGCTGATGCCCCGACTGTCCTGCTGCTGCATGGCTTTCCGAGTTCGTCGCACGAGTACCGCAACCTCATCCCCGCGCTCGCCGATCGCTATCACGTGATCGCGCCCGATTATCCAGGCTTCGGCCAGAGCAGTGCGCCCGATCACAAGGCCTTCGCCTACACCTTCTCGAACCTGACCGACGTGACCGAGGCTCTTCTCGCGCAAAAGGGCATCAACAGCTACACGATCTACATTCAGGATTATGGCGCGCCCGTCGGCCTGCGGCTGGCGATCCGCCATCCCCAGCGGGTCGCCGGCCTGATCGTCCAGAACGGCAACGCCTATGTCGACGCGCTTCAGGATTTCTGGACGCCGATCAAGGCCTATTGGTCGGACGGATCGGCCGCGCATCGCGACGCGCTGCGATCCGCGCTCACATTGGACACCACCCGCTGGCAGTATCTGAACGGCGTGAGGGATCCGAGCCGGGTCGATCCCGATGCGTGGCTGCACGACCAGGCGCTGCTCGATCGGCCCGGCAATGCCGAAATCCAGCTCGATCTGTTCTACGACTATCGCACCAATGTGGCGCTGTATCCCCAGTTTCAGTCCTTCTTCCGGACGCGCAAGCCGCCGACGCTGATCGTCTGGGGCGCCAACGACAAGATCTTCCCGGCGGCGGGCGCCCGTGCCTACCTGCGCGACAATCCGCAGGCCGAACTGCACCTGATCGACAGCGGACATTTCGCGCTGGAGGACCGCGCCGACGAGATCGTCCCGCTGATCCGCGACTTCCTCGACCGCACCCTGCCGCGCCGCTGACCCCATTCCTTTGGAGACACCGCCATGAAGCTCTATCATTTCCCGCTGTCCGGCCACGCCCATCGCGCCGCGCTGTTCCTTTCGCTGGCCGGCGTCGCGCACGAGCTGGTCCCTGTCGATCTGCCGGCGGGCGCCCACAAGCAGCCCGAGTTTCTGGCACTCAACCCGTTCGGTGAGGTGCCCGTGCTCGACGACGAGGGCACCGTCATCGCCGACTCCCATGCCATCCTCGTCTATGTCGCGCGCAAGGTCGGCCCGTCGCACTGGCTGCCGAGCGATCCTGCGACCGAGGCGGAGGTGCAGCGCTGGCTGGCCGTAGCGGCCGGCAAGATCGCCTATGGCGCCTGCGCCGCCCGATTGATCACCGTGTTCGATGCGCCGTTCCGCGCCGACGAGGTGATCGGACGGGCGCACGCGACGCTGGCCGTGATCGAGCAGGTGCTCATCGGACGCGCGTGGATCGCCGGGACCGATCGGCCGACCATCGCGGATGTTGCGCTCTACTCCTATATCGAGCGCGCGCCCGAGGGGAATGTCGATCTCTCCGGCTATCCCCGCATCCTCGCCTGGCTCCGGCAAATCGAGCAATTGCCCGGCTTCATCCCGTTCGCCCGCACCCGCGCGGGCCTCGAGGCCTGATCCGGCCACTCTTCAGGGGAGAGGCATCATGCCCTTCGATACACTGACGTTCGATCATGTCGGCATCCGCGTCACCGACCTCGCCGTCGCCGAAGCCTTTTATGGCAGGCTGGGCTTCGTTCGGGATCCCGACGAATTCAGTGAGGCCGGGAAAGCCTGCGGATTGGTTCACCCGACGGGACTGCGCATCCACCTGATCTTCAACGGCGAAGCCAGCGCGGAAGGCAATGTCCTGCTCGACGTGCCGGTCAAGCGCCCCGGCTATACGCACGCCGCGTTCATTATCGACAGCATGAGCGAACTGGTGGCGTGGCTGAATCGCGAGGGCATCGCGATCACGGAAGGCCCGGTCGAAATGGGGCACGGTCGGCGGATCGTCTGCTTCATCCGCGATCCCGATCGCAACGTGATCGAGTTCAACGAAGTGCGATCGTGAAGGCGGCGGACGCGAGCTTGCGCCGCGCCGCCTTCAACAATGCCTGGTGTCGTTGGGGGTGATCAGGCCGCCTTCGGAGGGGCGAACTTGGTCAGATCGATCCCCTCGACGGCCGCCTTATATTCCTCCGCGCTGGGCGTGCGGCCGAGGATGGTCGACAGCACCACGACCGGGGTCGATGCGAGGAGAGACTCACCCTTCTTTTCGGCGGTGTCTTCCACGACGCGGCCCTGGAACAGGCGGGTCGAGGTGGCGAGGACGGTGTCGCCCTTCGCAGCCTTCTCCTGGTTGCCCATGCACAGGTTGCAGCCCGGACGCTCGAGATAGAGGATATTCTCATACTCGGTGCGGCTGGCCGTCTTCGGGTGGGTGTCGTCGAACTCGAAGCCCGAATATTTGCGCAGGATCTCCCAGTCGCCCTCGGCCTTCAGCTCGTCGACGATGTTGTAGGTCGGCGGCGCGACGACCAGCGGCGCCTTGAATTCGACCTTGCCCTCGGCCTTCTCGATATTCTTGAGGATCTGGGCGATGATCTTCATGTCGCCCTTGTGCACCATGCACGATCCCACGAAGCCGAGATCGACCTTCTTCGTGCCGCCATAATAGGAAACAGGGCGGATCGTGTCATGGGTGTAGCGCTTGGAGACATCCGGGTTGTTCACGTCCGGATCGGCGATCATCGGCTCGTCGATCACGTCCAGATCGACGACGATCTCCGCGAAATACTTGGCGTTGGCGTCGGGCGCGAGCGCGGGCTTCTCGCCCGAACGGATCTCGGCGATCCGGGCATCGGCCTTGGCGATCAAGCCCTTCAGCGTGCCCGCCGCATTCTCCATGCCCTTGTCGATCATGATCTGGATGCGCGCCTTGGCGATCTCCAGCGATCCGATCAGCGCCTCGTCGTTCGAGATGCAGATCGAGGCCTTGGCCTTCATCTCGGCCGTCCAGTCGGTGAAGGTGAAGGCCTGGTCGGCCAGCAGCGTGCCGATATGGACCTCGATGATGCGGCCCTGAAACACGTTCTCGCCGGCGGACTGCTGCAGCATCTGTTGCTGCGTGGCGTGCACCACGTCGCGGAAGTCCATGTGGGGCTGCATCTTGCCCTTGAACGTGACCTTCACCGACTGCGGGATCGGCATGGTCGCCTCGCCCGTCGCCAGCGCCAGCGCAACGGTGCCCGAGTCTGCGCCGAAGGCCACGCCCTTGGACATGCGGGTGTGGCTGTCACCGCCGATGATGATCGCCCAATCGTCCACGGTGATGTCGTTCAGCACCTTGTGGATGACGTCGGTCATCGCGTGATAGACGCCCTTGGGATCGCGCGCGGTGATCAGGCCGAAATTGTTCATGAAGCTCATCAGCTTCGGAATGTTGGCCTGCGCCTTCTTGTCCCACACCGATGCCGTGTGGCAGCCCGACTGGTAGGCGCCGTCGACCAGCGGCGAAATGACGGTGGCGGCCATCGCCTCCAGCTCCTGCGCGGTCATCAGGCCCGTCGTATCCTGCGAGCCTACGATGTTGACCTTCACGCGCACGTCCGAACCGGCGTGCAGCACCTTGCCCGGCGTGACGCCGACGGCGTTGCGGTTGAAGATCTTCTCGACCGCGGTGAGGCCGACGCCCTCGGCCGTGACTTCCTTGTTCGCGGCGTAGACCGGGGTCGGTTCGACGCCCAGCGTCTCGGCCGCGAAGGTCTGGAGCTTCTTGCCGAACACGATGGCGTAGCTGCTGCCCGCCTTCATGAACTCCATCTTCTGCGGCGTGAAGGCGGCCGCGACATCGACCAGTTCGTTGCCGGCCTCATCTGTGAGCTTGCGGTTCTTCACGTCGATCTTGAGGACGGTGCCGGTCTCGACCGAGAATTTCTCCTCGAGCACCGGATTCCCGTCATTGTTGAGGATCGGCTTGCCGTCCGGGCCGGTCATCTTGACCCAGTTCTTCAGGTTGATGCCAATGCCGCCGGTCACGTCCACGGTGGTGCCGAAGATCGGCGAGATGCCGTTGGTGCCGGCGACGACCGGCGCGTAGTTGACGAAGGGAACGTAGGGGCTCTGCTGCTTGCCGGTCCACAGCGCCACGTTGTTGACGCCGGACATACGCGAGGAGCCCACGCCCATCGTGCCCTTCTCGGCGATCATCATCACGCGCGCGTCGGGATGCTGCGCCTTGAGCGCGACGATCTGCTGCTGCGCCTCCGGCGAGATCATGCACTGGCCGTGGAGTTCACGATCCGAGCGCGAGTGGGCCTGGTTGCCCGGCGACAGCAGGTCGGTCGAGATGTCGCCCTCGCCCGCGATGAAGGTGACGACCTTGATCTCGTCCTCCACATCGGGAAGCTTGGTGAAGAATTCGGCCTTGGCGTAGCTTTCCAGCACGTCCTTGGCGACCGCATTGCCCGCCGCGAAGGCATCGCGGAGGCGGGCCATGTCGGCGTCGTAGAGGAAGACCTGAGTCTTCAGCACCTCGCCCGCCTGGACGGCCAGCGCAGCGTCATCGCCCAGCGCGATGTCGAGCAGCACCGCGATCGAGGGGCCGCCCTTCATGTGCGACAGCAGTTCCAGCGCAAAGGCCGGCGTGATTTCGGATACGGTCGCTTCGCCCAGGATGATCCGCTTCAGGAACGCCGCCTTGACGCCGGCCGCGCTCGTCGTGCCGGGAAGCGTGTTGTAGATGAAGAATTTCAGCGCCTCGGGCCGGTTCTCGTTGCCGACATCCTCGATGATGGCGATCATCTCGGCGAGGAGCGCACCGTCGTCGATCGGCTTGGGAGCGAGCCCCTGACCTGCTCGGGCTTCGATTTCGGTCAGGTAATCGGAATAGAGGCTCATCTTTTCCCACCGTGATGGAGTGCACAGAAGCGAACGCCTGCCGCTCATCGGCCACAAGGGGCGAACTGACGCGCGGGTAGGCCAAGCATGGCCTGCTGACAAGATGCCGCATTGCAACGAAAGGCACCCGACGCCCCTCATACATCGCCCGCAATCGCTGTCGATCAGACCATAGTTGGGTTATGAGACTGGCCACCGAACGGTGCGAAGCGGGCATCGGAATATAATGAGGAGAGCAGATGATGGCATTCCACGGACGCGAACTCAGGACCACGCTGACCGAGGATGGGACGCTCACCCTCAGCCTCGAGGATGTGGCCGTTCCCGCCCCTGGGCCCGACGAAATCGTGGTGCGCGTCGAAGCGGCCCCGATCAATCCCAGCGACCTCGGCCTGCTGCTCGGCCCCGCCGACGTGCGGACGATGGAGAGCGCCGGCACTGCGGAACGGCCCGTCACGACGTTTCGCCTCCCCAAGGCGATGCTCGGCGGCCTGCGCGCGCGGGTCGGCCAGTCGCTCGCGGTTGGCAATGAAGGCGCCGGCATCGTCGTCGCGGCCGGCGAGAACGCGAAAGCACTGGAAGGGCGTCGGGTCGGCATGGTGGGCGGTGCGATGTTCGCCGACTTCCGGGTGCTGAAGGCGAAGGAGGTGCTGCCACTGCCCGATGGCGCCACCTCCGCTGAAGGCGCGGCCATGTTCGTGAACCCGCTGACCACGCTTGGTTTTCTGGAAACTATGCGGATGGACGGCCACAAGGCGATCGTCCACACCGCCGCCGCCTCCAATCTCGGCCAGATGCTCCAGAAGCTTTGCCTCGCCGACGGCGTGCCGCTGGTGAATATCGTCCGGTCCGAACAGCAGGCCGAAATCCTGCGCAAGCTCGGCGCCACGCATGTGCTGGACAGCCGCGCCGAGGATTTCCGCAAGAAACTGGCCGATGCCGTCGCCGAGACGGGTGCGACGCTGGCCTTCGATGCGATCGGTGGCGGCGATCTCGGCAGCACGATCCTTCAGGCGATGGAGCAGGCGGCCAACCGCAACGCCACCGAATATAGCCGCTACGGATCGAGCGTGTTCAAACAGCTCTACGTCTACGGCGCGCTCGATCCCTCCCCCTCGACGCTCAACCGCATGACCTTCGGCTTCCAGTGGAGCGTGTCGGGCTGGCTGCTTTTCAACTTCCTGCGGCGC encodes the following:
- the arsC gene encoding arsenate reductase (glutaredoxin) (This arsenate reductase requires both glutathione and glutaredoxin to convert arsenate to arsenite, after which the efflux transporter formed by ArsA and ArsB can extrude the arsenite from the cell, providing resistance.), which produces MTTIVIYHNPECGTSRNTLALIRNSGVEPHVVEYLKTPPSRALLVEMIGAAGMTPRALLREKGTPYADLGLDDETLSDEALIDAMMAHPILINRPLVVTPLGVKLCRPSEVVLEILPNVQRGAFAKEDGEQVVNAAGERLR
- a CDS encoding ArsR/SmtB family transcription factor; translation: MQQESAIAGLAALAHPTRLNAFRLLVRHEPDGLPTGALVEASGLTQSTFSTHLAVLAKAELVIAERRGRQQIQRANIDMLRALMTFLAKDCCQGRPELCEPLLADLTCC
- the lldD gene encoding FMN-dependent L-lactate dehydrogenase LldD — translated: MIISSTLDFREAARRRLPPFLFHYADGGAYAETTLKRNVSDLAELALRQRVLKNVADIDLSAELFGQCQPLPIILGPVGISGMYARRGETQAARAAHRAGMPFTLSTVSICSLGEVTAASAGPTWFQLYVIRDRAFMRDLLATAKANGARALVFTVDMPVPGARYRDAHSGMSGPHAPLRRVMQAVTHPRWAWDVGLFGRPHRLGNLEPVLGKASGLNDYMGWLGSNFDPSIAWSDLDWIRSEWDGPLIIKGILDPEDAREAAAIGADGIVVSNHGGRQLDGVLSTARALPAIADAVGDRLTVLADSGVRSGLDVVRMLALGARGVLLGRAWVYALAAGGEAGVTQLLTLMEKEMRVAMALTGVRNLGEIDSSILAEVRDRAL
- a CDS encoding DoxX family protein translates to MSMPIELYRRAGRFAAWLSPPSLLLLVARLGIGAVFFLSGRTKVDGILHITDATYELFRTEYALPVIDPVVAAHLSAYVENIAPILLALGLFVRPAALVMLGMTAVIEIFVYPDAWPTHLSWAGLLLPLIAMGGGNWTLDRWLGLEAPLQSQRS
- a CDS encoding BufA1 family periplasmic bufferin-type metallophore, whose amino-acid sequence is MIRSHAALAATFAVTLAAGAAHAADAGKAPMEKCYGVALAGHNDCKAGAGTTCAGTAKVNYQGNAWKLVKAGTCTTTKTPKGFGSLTPKA
- a CDS encoding sigma-70 family RNA polymerase sigma factor; translated protein: MQASEAQLKAWMTSGLDGDAGAHEALLRALVPLLSAFYRRRLRDAEGDVEDLVQETLISVHTKRATYDRDRPFTAWLYAIARYRMIDHFRRRRVVVPIEDVEAILVAEGFEDATAARMDVDALLSTLSPKQARAIRDTHVEGLSVAEAASGAGIGESDVKVSVHRGLKALAARIRGDRA
- a CDS encoding DUF1109 domain-containing protein, giving the protein MKTDDLIRSLSRDVPRITRGALGRRIALGIFGGGIVTMLLVAGLLGIRPDLHAAMHGFSFWMKWAYTVSVGIGAVVAVMRLARPTGSSLRSLWWLVVPVLLLGGIGIGELADTPSSKWLAMWLGASWKVCPWLVLTLAMPIFIGLLWSFRRLAPSRLREAGAAAGLAAGAWAATIYCLHCPEVSAIFVLTWYSLGILLAAGAGALLGPRLLRW
- the bufA2 gene encoding BufA2 family periplasmic bufferin-type metallophore, which codes for MTPSKSAVSFAAAAAIIALSGAVVTAPAFAKDAKQVHCYGVNACKGQSDCKSGNHDCKGMNDCKGQGFKAETAQQCTADGGSLTAPK
- a CDS encoding DoxX family protein, with translation MYDFKQWAVSPLPLPGCWAALPLRLIVGFGFMQHGYAKLARGPEHFASVLQAMGMPFPHLLSDATIGVELIGGLFTLAGALMPITAIPMIVVLLVAIVTVHLPNGFSSIKLLSYDAAGAHFGQPGYETDLLYIAGIVALCIMGTGPLSVDRYLRRAA
- a CDS encoding LysR family transcriptional regulator produces the protein MEELRALRTFIAVAEHRSFAEAARRLHLSPTTVTRTIASLEASLGLALLVRTTRSVRLTEEGGQFLDRCRAGIAEIDGAFETARGGSVTPRGTLTVTAPVMFGRLHILPIIVELIERHPGLNVRLLLLDRVVRLVEEGIDVAVRIADLPDSALHMMKIGEVRRVLSASPAYLHAKGEPMQAADLRRHQLIAVENEAGAQGAWEGDHGKGLRGPARLSVNSVEAGIDAAVAGLGIVRTLSYQVAGHLSAGRLRQIGMDAGSLALPVSLLFQSGRRNTPNIRVFADLARERLRGAAL
- a CDS encoding alpha/beta fold hydrolase is translated as MKRFLASGALAALLLSTTASAHAARVPVEAPHTLPASSVIHYRTAKIEGLDIFYREAGPADAPTVLLLHGFPSSSHEYRNLIPALADRYHVIAPDYPGFGQSSAPDHKAFAYTFSNLTDVTEALLAQKGINSYTIYIQDYGAPVGLRLAIRHPQRVAGLIVQNGNAYVDALQDFWTPIKAYWSDGSAAHRDALRSALTLDTTRWQYLNGVRDPSRVDPDAWLHDQALLDRPGNAEIQLDLFYDYRTNVALYPQFQSFFRTRKPPTLIVWGANDKIFPAAGARAYLRDNPQAELHLIDSGHFALEDRADEIVPLIRDFLDRTLPRR
- a CDS encoding glutathione S-transferase family protein produces the protein MKLYHFPLSGHAHRAALFLSLAGVAHELVPVDLPAGAHKQPEFLALNPFGEVPVLDDEGTVIADSHAILVYVARKVGPSHWLPSDPATEAEVQRWLAVAAGKIAYGACAARLITVFDAPFRADEVIGRAHATLAVIEQVLIGRAWIAGTDRPTIADVALYSYIERAPEGNVDLSGYPRILAWLRQIEQLPGFIPFARTRAGLEA